One stretch of Deinococcus aerophilus DNA includes these proteins:
- the hrpB gene encoding ATP-dependent helicase HrpB, whose translation MSSVLPDLPIAAVLPEVKAALAAHPLVVVQAPPGAGKSTALPLALLNEGWLAGQSVVMLQPRRVAARAVAARLAEGLGQAVGETVGYRVRFESRVSARTRLEVVTEGILTRRLQRDPELAGVGLVILDEFHERSLNADLALALLREVQGALRGDLRVLIMSATLDPDLPARLGAPLVESMGRAYPVEVRYLPTDPVGRVEDLVARKVRQALADDEGDVLAFLPGVREIRAAAAALADVEAAVLPLYGDLGVGEQRRALLPDPGGRRKVVLATSIAETSLTIDGVRVVVDSGQSRTQAFDPATGLSRMVTGRVTRDSAAQRAGRAGRTAPGVAYRLWSERTHPLLPPARAPEVLEADLAPLTLELAAWGAPDPAALAWLDAPPAPRVETARRVLRELEAVDEAGRVTPEGQRLLEFPTHPRLAHLLTGGDARGLGPLAADLAALLEERDPLPPGSGADLSERVEALRAWRRGERARGDVAVLERVERLSRQWRSLLKVRPENEPPDPFGVGALIARAYPERVALARELQAGGVRGRFLLAGGQGVILPEGDALAGLRTLAVAHLDARPTGQGAEGRIYLAAPLDPAVLEDRAVWLESVRWETRSGTLLAQRERRVGALVLETRPLRDSSAGARAQALAGAIRGEGLHLLTFSPAAAALRARVEALRHWRTGDGWPDLSDAALLDTLEEWLGPRLGTARTREDLGRLDLLPALQAQLPWPLPQHLDDLAPTHLTVPTGSRIRLEYRADGSPPILAVKLQELFGLADTPAVNGGRTPVLLHLLSPAGRPVQITQDLRSFWNSSYFEVRKDLRGRYPRHPWPDDPWTHAPVKGVKRRGT comes from the coding sequence TGGGACAGGCGGTGGGGGAGACGGTGGGCTACCGCGTGCGCTTCGAGTCGCGGGTCTCGGCGCGCACCCGGCTGGAGGTGGTCACCGAGGGCATCCTGACCCGCCGCCTGCAGCGTGACCCCGAACTGGCGGGTGTGGGGCTGGTCATTCTGGACGAGTTCCACGAGCGTTCCCTGAACGCGGACCTCGCGCTGGCCCTGCTGCGCGAGGTGCAGGGAGCACTGCGCGGCGACCTGCGGGTGCTGATCATGAGCGCGACCCTGGACCCGGACCTGCCCGCCCGGCTGGGAGCGCCGCTGGTGGAGAGCATGGGCCGGGCCTATCCGGTCGAGGTGCGCTACCTGCCCACGGATCCGGTGGGCCGCGTGGAGGATCTGGTGGCCCGCAAAGTCCGGCAGGCCCTGGCCGACGACGAGGGCGATGTCCTGGCCTTCTTGCCCGGGGTGCGCGAGATTCGCGCGGCGGCGGCAGCTCTGGCAGACGTGGAGGCTGCGGTGCTGCCCCTGTACGGCGACCTGGGGGTCGGGGAGCAACGCCGCGCCCTTCTTCCCGATCCGGGTGGACGGCGCAAGGTGGTCCTGGCCACCAGCATCGCCGAGACCTCCCTCACCATTGACGGGGTGCGGGTGGTCGTGGACAGCGGGCAGAGCCGCACCCAGGCCTTTGACCCGGCCACCGGACTGAGCCGGATGGTGACGGGCCGGGTCACGCGGGACAGCGCCGCGCAGCGGGCCGGACGGGCGGGCCGCACCGCGCCCGGGGTCGCCTACCGCCTGTGGTCCGAGCGCACCCACCCACTGCTGCCGCCCGCCCGCGCGCCGGAAGTGCTGGAGGCCGATCTGGCCCCCCTGACGCTGGAACTCGCCGCCTGGGGAGCGCCCGACCCGGCGGCGCTGGCGTGGCTGGACGCGCCGCCCGCGCCGCGCGTGGAAACCGCGCGCCGGGTGCTGCGGGAACTGGAGGCGGTGGATGAGGCCGGCCGCGTCACGCCGGAGGGCCAGCGTCTGCTTGAATTTCCCACGCATCCCCGGCTGGCTCACCTGCTGACGGGCGGGGATGCGCGCGGACTGGGGCCACTGGCCGCCGACCTGGCCGCGCTGCTGGAGGAACGCGATCCGTTGCCGCCCGGTTCCGGCGCGGACCTGAGTGAACGGGTGGAGGCTTTGCGGGCGTGGCGGCGCGGCGAGCGTGCCCGGGGAGACGTGGCCGTGCTGGAGCGGGTGGAGCGCCTGTCGCGGCAGTGGCGCAGCCTGCTGAAAGTGCGCCCCGAGAACGAGCCCCCCGACCCCTTCGGCGTGGGCGCCTTGATCGCCCGGGCCTATCCCGAGCGGGTGGCGCTGGCGCGTGAACTGCAAGCCGGGGGCGTCCGGGGGCGCTTTCTGCTGGCGGGGGGGCAGGGGGTGATCCTGCCGGAAGGCGACGCGCTGGCAGGCCTGCGGACGCTGGCGGTGGCGCACCTGGACGCCCGGCCCACCGGTCAGGGAGCCGAGGGCCGCATCTACCTGGCTGCGCCACTGGACCCTGCCGTGCTGGAGGACCGTGCGGTGTGGCTCGAGAGCGTGCGCTGGGAGACCCGCAGCGGGACCCTGCTGGCCCAGAGGGAGCGGCGGGTGGGGGCCCTGGTGCTGGAGACGCGGCCCCTGCGTGACAGTTCCGCCGGGGCGCGGGCACAGGCCCTGGCCGGAGCCATCCGCGGCGAGGGCCTGCACCTGCTGACCTTCTCGCCGGCGGCAGCGGCCCTGCGGGCGCGGGTGGAGGCTTTGCGTCACTGGCGGACTGGGGACGGCTGGCCGGACCTCTCGGACGCCGCGCTGCTGGACACGCTGGAGGAGTGGCTCGGGCCCCGCCTGGGCACGGCCCGCACGCGCGAGGACCTGGGACGGCTTGACCTGCTGCCCGCCCTGCAGGCTCAGTTGCCTTGGCCGCTGCCGCAGCACCTCGATGATCTGGCCCCCACCCACCTGACCGTTCCTACCGGCAGCCGCATCCGGCTGGAATACCGCGCCGACGGTTCGCCGCCGATCCTGGCCGTAAAGCTGCAGGAGCTCTTCGGGCTGGCCGACACGCCGGCGGTGAACGGGGGGCGCACGCCCGTGCTGCTGCACCTGCTGTCGCCGGCCGGCCGGCCCGTGCAGATTACCCAGGACCTGCGCTCGTTCTGGAACTCCTCGTATTTCGAGGTGCGCAAGGACCTGCGGGGCCGCTATCCCCGGCACCCGTGGCCGGATGACCCGTGGACCCACGCCCCGGTCAAGGGTGTCAAGCGGCGGGGCACCTGA
- a CDS encoding DUF4259 domain-containing protein produces the protein MKIWGTGPFENEVGAAFAQEVVQDGEVALAEAFDVALDPDTDFLAAEEGWRAVAAAGVLDAALNGATAALTDAALRAWVEAAEPSILAPLREGAQEALARVLGPDSELPELWEDGEDAAGWRATVQQLRASLS, from the coding sequence ATGAAGATCTGGGGAACCGGTCCGTTTGAGAATGAGGTGGGCGCGGCCTTCGCGCAGGAGGTCGTGCAGGACGGCGAGGTGGCGCTGGCCGAGGCCTTCGATGTGGCCCTGGATCCCGACACCGATTTTCTGGCCGCCGAGGAGGGCTGGCGGGCGGTGGCCGCTGCCGGCGTGCTGGACGCCGCGCTGAATGGAGCCACAGCCGCCCTCACCGACGCCGCGCTGCGGGCCTGGGTGGAGGCGGCGGAGCCGTCCATTCTGGCTCCGCTGCGGGAGGGAGCGCAGGAAGCGCTCGCCCGCGTCCTGGGCCCCGACAGCGAACTGCCCGAGTTGTGGGAAGACGGAGAGGACGCGGCGGGATGGCGCGCCACGGTGCAGCAGCTTCGCGCCTCCCTGTCCTGA
- a CDS encoding M55 family metallopeptidase has translation MKVVISVDMEGVCGVASWVQVSPPEFGGLVNGTEYQTARERMTLEAAAAAEGALMGGATDVLINDSHDTMRNLIPELLPQAVRFTSGNDKPLSMVQGVQEDGVGALLFVGYHARAGSPRGPLAHTWNGFIRNVRVGGIDTGEYGLNALLAGHYGVPVVFASGDDVAMAEIRAELGDGVTTVAVKEGLSTYAAVHLHPAEAQRRIRDGAEQAVRAARNAQPYTTRWPAPCQLSFDHQARADACARIPDITRVDAVTVGWSSDTAYHLFQTFRMLATVAGVRLNG, from the coding sequence GTGAAGGTGGTCATCAGCGTGGACATGGAGGGCGTGTGCGGGGTGGCGTCGTGGGTGCAGGTCAGCCCGCCGGAATTCGGAGGACTGGTGAACGGCACCGAGTACCAGACGGCCCGCGAGCGCATGACGCTGGAGGCCGCCGCCGCCGCCGAGGGCGCGCTGATGGGCGGCGCCACAGATGTGCTCATCAACGACAGCCACGACACCATGCGCAACCTGATTCCCGAACTGCTGCCGCAGGCGGTGCGCTTTACCAGCGGCAACGACAAGCCGCTGAGCATGGTGCAGGGCGTGCAGGAGGACGGCGTGGGCGCGCTGCTGTTCGTGGGCTACCACGCCCGTGCCGGCAGCCCCCGCGGACCGCTGGCCCACACCTGGAACGGCTTTATCCGCAACGTGCGCGTGGGGGGCATCGATACCGGCGAGTACGGCCTGAATGCGCTGCTCGCCGGACACTACGGCGTGCCGGTGGTGTTTGCCAGCGGGGACGACGTGGCCATGGCCGAGATCCGCGCCGAACTGGGCGACGGCGTAACCACGGTGGCCGTCAAGGAAGGCCTGAGCACCTACGCCGCCGTTCACCTGCACCCCGCCGAGGCGCAGCGACGCATCCGCGATGGAGCCGAACAGGCCGTGCGCGCCGCCCGGAACGCCCAGCCGTACACCACCCGCTGGCCCGCGCCGTGTCAGCTGTCCTTTGACCATCAGGCGCGTGCCGACGCCTGCGCGCGCATCCCGGACATCACGCGGGTGGACGCGGTCACGGTGGGCTGGAGCAGCGACACCGCCTACCACCTGTTCCAGACCTTCCGCATGCTCGCAACGGTGGCCGGGGTCCGGCTCAATGGCTGA
- the map gene encoding type I methionyl aminopeptidase translates to MSRVALKSAREIEAMRRAGALVAETFRVLDPYVKPGVTLAELDRIAEEHIRKAGATPAYLGYGPKNNPFPATICASVNEVICHGIPGERALEDGDIIGVDIGVLMNGVYGDACYTYTVGTVSPEVQGLVDTTREALQAGLDVVRPGARTGDIGHAIQTLAEGRGYGVVREYTGHGIGKRLHEEPTIYHHGVRYTGLKLQPGMVFTIEPMINLGRPETRLLADGWTVITADRTPSAQFEHTLVVTPKGHEILTL, encoded by the coding sequence ATGAGCCGCGTTGCCCTGAAATCTGCCCGCGAGATCGAGGCCATGCGCCGCGCGGGGGCGCTGGTCGCCGAAACGTTCCGTGTGCTGGACCCCTACGTCAAGCCCGGCGTGACCCTGGCCGAACTTGACCGCATCGCCGAGGAGCACATCCGCAAGGCCGGAGCCACCCCCGCGTACCTGGGCTATGGTCCCAAGAACAACCCCTTTCCGGCCACCATCTGTGCGAGCGTGAATGAGGTGATCTGCCACGGAATTCCCGGCGAGCGGGCGCTGGAGGACGGGGACATCATCGGTGTGGACATCGGCGTGCTGATGAACGGCGTGTACGGAGACGCGTGCTACACCTACACCGTGGGCACGGTCAGCCCCGAGGTGCAGGGGCTGGTGGACACCACCCGCGAGGCGCTGCAGGCCGGGCTGGACGTGGTGCGGCCCGGAGCGCGGACCGGGGACATCGGCCACGCCATCCAGACGCTCGCCGAGGGCCGGGGCTACGGCGTGGTGCGTGAGTACACCGGCCACGGCATCGGCAAGCGGCTGCACGAGGAACCCACCATCTACCACCACGGCGTGCGCTACACCGGCTTGAAGTTGCAGCCGGGTATGGTGTTTACCATCGAGCCGATGATCAACCTGGGCCGCCCCGAGACCCGGCTGCTCGCCGACGGCTGGACCGTTATCACCGCCGACAGGACGCCCAGCGCCCAGTTCGAACACACGCTGGTCGTGACGCCCAAAGGACATGAAATCCTGACGCTGTGA
- a CDS encoding pentapeptide repeat-containing protein has translation MTPQVQLPRPPRPPRFPRGGLRPVLPAELEDESVYRGVVIEGGSLGAGQLRTVSFEGAVFREVDLSGVDWQLFRLKDVRFERCDLSGAQWTEGALERVQVTDCRLLGLHLPGAVLRHVRLTRALAPLSLWPEVDAAHLWLEDSDLTEALFTDARLPGAVFRRCALGRTDFRGAGLEGADWRGSRLQGVRVGVRELTGVTVEPVQLPELAHLLGVHVEALDAEAE, from the coding sequence GTGACGCCGCAGGTTCAGCTTCCCAGGCCGCCCCGCCCGCCCAGATTTCCGCGGGGTGGCCTGCGGCCGGTCCTGCCTGCCGAGCTGGAAGACGAGTCGGTGTACCGGGGGGTGGTGATCGAAGGTGGGTCGCTGGGTGCGGGCCAGCTGCGGACCGTGTCCTTTGAGGGCGCGGTGTTCCGGGAGGTTGACCTGAGCGGAGTGGACTGGCAGCTTTTCCGGTTAAAGGACGTGCGCTTCGAGCGCTGTGATCTCAGCGGCGCGCAGTGGACCGAAGGGGCGCTGGAGCGCGTTCAGGTCACGGATTGCCGTCTGCTGGGCCTGCATCTGCCCGGCGCGGTGCTGCGGCACGTTCGCCTGACGCGGGCGCTGGCTCCGCTGTCGCTGTGGCCGGAGGTGGACGCCGCGCACCTGTGGCTGGAGGACAGCGACCTGACCGAGGCGCTGTTCACGGACGCACGATTGCCCGGCGCGGTGTTCCGGCGGTGTGCCCTGGGCCGGACCGATTTCCGCGGTGCGGGTCTGGAGGGTGCCGACTGGCGTGGCTCGCGTCTGCAGGGCGTGCGGGTGGGGGTGCGCGAGCTGACCGGCGTGACCGTCGAGCCGGTTCAGCTGCCCGAACTGGCGCATCTGCTGGGCGTACATGTCGAGGCCCTGGACGCTGAAGCGGAGTAG
- a CDS encoding stage V sporulation protein S: METLRVSATSRPNAIAGAIAALLRSQGQVNIQAIGPAAVNQTVKALAIARGYLQDDALDLFAQPEFVKLEGQGEERTALTFRVTAARRTAP, translated from the coding sequence TTGGAAACCCTGCGCGTCTCTGCCACGTCCCGTCCCAACGCCATCGCCGGAGCCATCGCGGCGCTGCTGCGCTCTCAGGGGCAGGTCAACATTCAGGCCATCGGTCCCGCCGCCGTCAACCAGACGGTCAAGGCGCTGGCCATCGCCCGCGGTTATCTGCAGGACGACGCCCTGGACCTGTTCGCGCAGCCTGAGTTCGTGAAGCTTGAGGGCCAGGGGGAGGAGCGCACCGCCCTGACCTTCCGGGTAACGGCGGCCCGGCGGACGGCACCGTAA